One Streptomyces sp. NBC_00223 genomic window carries:
- a CDS encoding glutamate synthase-related protein has translation MRFSAPGFPAEAVRDRARRGLAAAFPQLDGYGHTLFGAGAARLPVAADSVDALRLVPPVLMPDRLAKLIDLGREPTPDDVRLESWIGGLRSPLPVYVSAFGSTRAASGADLGLAVTRQAGQLGVPIVVGESVVPVHGFRQAAASLSERLREYTAAAPPEFGGVVVQQSTQDADAEVWNLVHSDPAAQPLLDSGRLAFELKVGQGAKPGLGGMTVVDREEAARLADRYSMVDLPGSDLVLRCSSAGTFTEEILRQQIRFMRNNYPRVRVWVKFHPGRDVGRAAEVAWAAGADAVTVDGPGAGTGWAPSAFLDQVGLPLGECLRRIDPGDACLLVSGGVWEGVRAAKCLALGARAVGLGRAALLAADEVPHRGLAGLLDCIAFELRLLISAMGRYEATALGPADVWEPGRPTS, from the coding sequence GTGAGGTTCAGCGCCCCCGGCTTCCCCGCGGAGGCCGTCCGTGACCGTGCTCGGCGCGGCCTGGCTGCCGCGTTCCCGCAGCTCGACGGTTACGGGCACACGCTGTTCGGCGCCGGTGCGGCCCGGCTGCCGGTGGCCGCCGACAGTGTCGACGCGCTGCGGCTGGTCCCCCCGGTGCTGATGCCCGACCGGCTGGCGAAGCTGATCGACCTCGGCCGCGAGCCGACGCCGGACGACGTCCGGCTGGAGAGCTGGATAGGTGGCCTGCGCAGCCCGCTGCCGGTCTACGTCTCGGCGTTCGGCTCCACCCGGGCAGCGTCCGGCGCCGATCTCGGTCTGGCGGTCACCCGGCAGGCCGGGCAGCTCGGGGTGCCGATCGTGGTCGGGGAGAGCGTCGTGCCGGTGCACGGCTTCCGGCAGGCCGCAGCGAGCCTGTCCGAACGGCTGCGGGAATACACCGCGGCCGCGCCGCCGGAGTTCGGCGGAGTGGTCGTCCAGCAGAGCACCCAGGACGCCGACGCCGAGGTGTGGAACCTGGTGCACAGCGATCCGGCGGCCCAGCCGCTGCTGGACAGCGGGCGGCTGGCCTTCGAGTTGAAGGTCGGCCAGGGCGCCAAGCCCGGCCTCGGCGGGATGACTGTCGTCGACCGCGAGGAGGCCGCCCGCCTCGCCGACCGCTACTCCATGGTCGACCTGCCTGGGTCGGACCTGGTGCTGCGGTGCAGCAGCGCCGGCACCTTCACCGAGGAGATCCTCCGCCAGCAGATCCGGTTCATGCGCAACAACTACCCGCGGGTGCGGGTCTGGGTGAAGTTCCATCCGGGTCGCGATGTCGGACGGGCCGCCGAGGTGGCGTGGGCGGCGGGCGCGGACGCCGTCACCGTGGACGGCCCCGGCGCGGGCACCGGCTGGGCTCCGTCGGCCTTCCTCGACCAGGTCGGCCTGCCGCTCGGCGAGTGCCTGCGCCGGATCGACCCCGGCGACGCCTGCCTGCTGGTCAGCGGCGGTGTGTGGGAGGGCGTGCGGGCCGCGAAGTGCCTGGCGCTCGGTGCTCGCGCCGTGGGCCTGGGCCGGGCCGCGCTGCTCGCCGCCGACGAGGTCCCGCACCGCGGCCTGGCCGGACTGCTGGACTGTATCGCCTTCGAACTACGCCTGCTGATAAGCGCGATGGGACGGTACGAGGCCACTGCACTGGGCCCGGCGGACGTGTGGGAGCCGGGTCGTCCCACGTCCTGA
- a CDS encoding non-ribosomal peptide synthetase, whose protein sequence is MIPLSYGQQRLWLLDRFQGTGWVYNTALHLDLRGPLDVPALRAALTDLLERHEVLRTVYPDLDGRPHQLVVPAAGADFLEVGEPVGTDSGLAAALERAVRREFDLARDVPLRALLLPLGADRHTLLLVMHHIAVDGWSVGPLLRDLARAYSARRAGRPPAGGPLPVQFADFAQWQRDLLGSAGDPESLMAEQTAWWRSALTGMPEEMELPAVRPRPAEPTHRGGSVPFTVDAALHRELLAVVRACGATLFMAVQAAVAALFGRLGAGEDIALGTTVAGRSDEALNDLVGFFVNTMVLRTDLSGDPTLRRLLERVRDFDLDALDRRELPFDAVVEALVPQRVPGRHPLFQTLVTVQGALHDRPDFAGLETVVEKSPLIERHAARFDLHVDLTEHRDSSGEATGLAGELRFAVDLWDEPAARALAERLLRMLRAVAADPGLRISEVGLLGDAERRCLLARGADTGYVLDGAGALLPAGVPGELYVPDADGRAVCLDLAGVALTGTGRRVRWQPDGRPEELPLAEPPALLGGRPAGDRAGDTAVRPRTARQEILCGLFAEVLGLPEVGPGHDFFQLGGQSLLAARLAVRLRRAFGAGVDLGAVFRAPTPAAMDSWLEGLSAGPAAPPLVPAERPECVPLSYAQQRLWFLEGWRSPAYHVVRAIRIAGDVDTEALRAALGDLTDRHEALRTRYPAVDGQARQEVVPAEEARPALRIVACGSRGEVRRRAAELAREPFDLATDLPLRADVLEAGPADRTLLLRMHHIAADGWSVGPLLRDVFEAYGARVAGEPWRRPALPVQYADYALWQRELLSGEDDPGSLAARQLDHWRQALAGLPEELALPADRPRPAEPGFTGGLVPFTIGPALHRRLDELARRHDVTLFMVLQAALCALFTRLGAGTDIPLGTAVANRADQALDQLVGFFVNTLVLRTDTSGNPTFAELLARVRETDLAAFTHQDLPFDRLVEHLNPARSAARHPLFQTMLVLQNNEEADPALPGAELEMLELGTDTAKFDLTFMFRPDPASGALTGLLEYAAELYERDSAAALAGRLVRLLDSAVTDPAARLGSLAVLTAEDRRAVASLDAVTTAVPLRRLHEYVEDRAAARPDAPALAFDGQRLDYGELNARANRLARHLRAVGVRSGALVGVHLERGPDLVVALLAALKAGGVYTLLDPGFPAERLSRAAADTGLALVVTDSRLGHRFEPVPTVALDLDADTVAALPGDDLGVPGGPGAIACVMFTSGSTGRPKGIASPHSALAATYLAQDYCGFGPDEVFLQCSPVSWDAFALELFGALVHGALCVLQPGQRPDPAAIVRLVAEYGVTMLQLSATLFNYLVDEHPAAFRGVRYAMTGGEPASPAHIARALREHRAMTVVNGYGPAESMGFSTCHRVGPADLGGASVPIGSPVAGKRAHVLGPGLELLPPGAVGELYLAGAGLAVGYLGLAALTAERFVADPYGPPGQRMYRTGDLARLRADGVLEYLGRIDEQVKLRGFRIEPAEVEAALAADPCVAQTAVVVREDSPGERRLIAYAVPRPDVAFDTAALRRSLADTLPAHLVPAAVVRLDELPRTANGKLDRRALPAPVQDAGHGGPTTAHEDLLCGLFAQVLGVPSVGVDDDFFALGGHSLLAARLVGRIGTVLGAGTDLATVFRFPTVRGIAARLAAGRTARPPLTARPRPDRLPASAAQQRMWFLARADDAALYNSPLAWRLRGPLDVAALRAALADLTARHEGLRTVFPEADGLPWQRVLPAEEARPRLTEQSCPPAELAGRATAAAREPFDLSVEAPIRAHLFRSAPDDHTLVLTLHHIASDSWSLDPLQRDLADAYASRLTGRPPEWAPLPVQYADYTLWQRELLDEDREDGPAAAQLAHWAGTLAGLPDELALPADRPRGSGPAAAATTALRIGADLHTALAALARRHDVTLFMAVQAALAAVLTRTGAGEDIPIGTPVAGRTEEALHDVVGFFVNTLVLRTDTSGNPTFAELLARVREIDLAAFTHQDLPFDRLVEHLNPARSAARHPLFQTMLALEGADGTGAGLHLPGITAVPHRLHTGSSKFDLTFVLTQTRTPDGAPGGLEGAVEYPPALFDRATVEDLAARLVRLLEEAVADPALPLDRLDVLPVGAMVSVLDADGVTVPLGVAGELHLDGRRTGELARWRDDGGLDLLGKTPGTVRTNVPAAVGRTERRAPRTPREEILCALFAEVLEVPEVLPHDDFFALGGHSLAATRLISRIRAVLGTEPAIRTIFQWPTPAALAERLDDGAPPRAALAPQDRPDALPLSFAQLRLWLLDQIDHGRTAYHIPVAWRLRGPLDRGALGAALRDVIGRHEVLRTVYRTTDGDPEQVVLDTADFPLTLPTLHCPAADLPAVLARISARAFDLTERALACTLVESGPEDHTLLLTVHHIAGDGWSMRPLVRDLATAYSARLAGGPPEWAPLPVQYADYALWQRRVLGSQDDPDSLLAAQLSYWREALAGLPAEATLSPDRGRPAAPGHGGGTVRLAVPPELHATLLDVAREHGVTLFMVLQAALAAVLGRYGGGEDVPIGAPVAGRTDDAMDELVGCFLNTLVLRTDLSGDPGFAELLARVREADLAAFAHQDLPFERLVDALQPQRSRARHPLFQVSLVLQNNRAADLRLPGLDSALEPVPTGAAKFDLTVSVTERRDGAGAPAGLDGELEYATELYDAPTVQVLADRLVRFLAAAAAAPGAPIGSHLLPGDGRPEAPIRREEPTAPTVQAPAGPVPHGPLTDTERTVAAVWAELLGVAEIGPDDRFFDLGGNSLLLVRARTRLERTLGAKLRNVDLFQNPTVRRLARHLDGAGPQAAPATPPGRGPDRSRLLRRRARLTEDGPAQTTAAPPVPEPVPEVSHDPH, encoded by the coding sequence ATGATCCCCCTGTCCTACGGCCAGCAGCGGCTGTGGTTGCTGGACCGCTTCCAGGGAACGGGCTGGGTCTACAACACTGCCCTGCACCTCGACCTGCGCGGTCCGCTCGACGTGCCCGCCCTGCGCGCCGCGCTCACCGACCTGCTGGAGCGGCACGAGGTGCTGCGGACGGTCTACCCCGACCTGGACGGCCGCCCCCACCAGCTGGTCGTCCCGGCGGCGGGGGCGGACTTCCTGGAGGTCGGTGAGCCGGTCGGCACGGACAGCGGGCTTGCGGCGGCGCTGGAGCGGGCCGTACGGCGGGAGTTCGACCTGGCCCGGGATGTCCCGCTGCGGGCCCTGCTCCTGCCGCTGGGCGCCGACCGGCACACCCTGCTCCTGGTGATGCACCACATCGCGGTGGACGGCTGGTCGGTGGGTCCGCTGCTGCGCGATCTGGCCCGGGCCTACAGCGCCCGCCGGGCCGGCCGTCCACCGGCGGGCGGACCGCTGCCCGTGCAGTTCGCGGACTTCGCGCAGTGGCAGCGTGATCTGCTCGGCTCTGCCGGTGACCCGGAGTCGCTGATGGCCGAACAAACAGCGTGGTGGCGGTCCGCGCTGACCGGGATGCCGGAGGAGATGGAGCTGCCCGCCGTCCGACCGCGGCCGGCCGAGCCGACCCACCGGGGCGGCAGCGTGCCGTTCACCGTCGACGCAGCCCTGCACCGCGAGCTGTTGGCTGTCGTCCGCGCCTGCGGAGCCACCCTGTTCATGGCGGTCCAGGCGGCGGTCGCCGCCCTCTTCGGGCGGCTCGGCGCCGGGGAGGACATCGCGCTGGGCACCACCGTCGCCGGCCGGTCCGACGAGGCGCTGAACGACCTGGTCGGCTTCTTCGTCAACACCATGGTGCTGCGCACGGACCTGTCGGGCGACCCGACGCTCCGCCGGCTGCTGGAGCGGGTCCGCGACTTCGACCTCGACGCGCTCGACCGCCGGGAACTGCCCTTCGACGCCGTGGTGGAGGCGCTCGTCCCGCAGCGCGTGCCCGGCCGGCACCCGCTGTTCCAGACACTGGTCACCGTCCAGGGCGCCCTGCACGACCGGCCGGACTTCGCCGGGCTCGAGACGGTGGTGGAAAAGAGCCCGTTGATCGAGCGCCACGCCGCCAGATTCGACCTGCACGTGGACCTCACCGAACACCGCGACTCCTCCGGCGAGGCAACCGGCCTGGCCGGGGAATTGCGGTTCGCCGTCGACCTGTGGGACGAGCCCGCCGCCCGGGCACTGGCCGAGCGGCTGCTGCGGATGCTCCGGGCCGTCGCCGCCGATCCCGGCCTGCGGATCTCCGAGGTCGGGCTGCTCGGCGACGCGGAACGGCGTTGCCTGCTCGCCCGGGGCGCGGACACCGGGTACGTGCTCGACGGGGCCGGCGCCCTCCTGCCGGCCGGCGTCCCCGGCGAGCTGTACGTCCCGGACGCCGACGGCCGGGCCGTCTGCCTGGACCTCGCCGGGGTCGCTCTGACCGGCACCGGTCGCCGGGTCCGGTGGCAGCCGGACGGGCGTCCGGAGGAGCTGCCGCTCGCTGAGCCGCCTGCCCTCCTCGGCGGCCGGCCCGCCGGGGACAGGGCCGGGGACACCGCGGTCCGGCCGCGAACGGCCCGCCAGGAGATCTTGTGCGGGCTGTTCGCCGAGGTGCTCGGTCTCCCCGAGGTCGGCCCCGGTCATGACTTCTTCCAGCTCGGCGGCCAGTCGCTGCTCGCCGCCCGCCTCGCCGTGCGGCTCCGCCGGGCGTTCGGCGCGGGCGTCGATCTGGGCGCGGTGTTCCGCGCCCCGACGCCCGCCGCCATGGACTCCTGGCTGGAGGGGCTGTCGGCCGGGCCGGCCGCTCCTCCCCTCGTCCCGGCGGAGCGGCCCGAATGTGTACCGCTGTCCTACGCCCAGCAACGGCTGTGGTTCCTCGAGGGCTGGCGCAGCCCCGCCTACCACGTGGTCCGGGCGATCCGGATCGCCGGCGACGTCGACACCGAGGCGCTGCGCGCCGCTCTCGGCGACCTGACGGATCGCCACGAGGCGCTCCGTACCCGCTATCCGGCCGTGGACGGGCAGGCCCGGCAGGAGGTGGTGCCCGCCGAGGAGGCACGCCCGGCGCTGCGCATCGTGGCATGCGGGAGCCGGGGCGAGGTCCGCCGCCGGGCCGCCGAGCTCGCCAGGGAGCCCTTCGACCTGGCGACGGACCTGCCGCTGCGCGCCGACGTGCTGGAGGCCGGCCCGGCGGACCGCACCCTGCTGCTGCGCATGCACCACATCGCCGCGGACGGATGGTCGGTGGGGCCACTGCTGCGCGACGTGTTCGAGGCGTACGGGGCGCGGGTGGCCGGGGAGCCCTGGCGCCGGCCGGCGCTGCCCGTGCAGTACGCCGACTACGCCCTGTGGCAGCGCGAACTGCTGTCCGGCGAGGACGACCCCGGCAGCCTGGCCGCCCGGCAGCTCGACCACTGGCGGCAGGCCCTCGCCGGCCTGCCCGAGGAACTCGCGCTGCCCGCCGACCGGCCCCGCCCGGCCGAGCCCGGTTTCACCGGCGGTCTCGTCCCCTTCACGATCGGCCCGGCTCTGCACCGCCGGCTGGACGAGCTGGCCCGTCGGCACGACGTCACCTTGTTCATGGTGCTGCAGGCCGCGCTCTGCGCGCTGTTCACCCGGCTCGGCGCCGGCACCGACATACCGCTCGGCACGGCCGTCGCCAATCGCGCCGACCAGGCCCTCGACCAGCTGGTCGGGTTCTTCGTCAACACCCTGGTGCTGCGCACCGACACCTCCGGCAACCCGACCTTCGCCGAACTCCTCGCCCGGGTCCGGGAAACCGACCTCGCCGCATTCACCCACCAGGACCTGCCGTTCGACCGCCTGGTGGAACACCTCAACCCGGCACGCTCCGCCGCCCGGCACCCGCTCTTCCAGACCATGCTGGTGCTGCAGAACAACGAGGAGGCCGATCCGGCGCTGCCCGGGGCCGAGCTGGAGATGCTCGAACTCGGGACCGACACGGCCAAGTTCGACCTCACCTTCATGTTCCGGCCGGATCCGGCCTCGGGCGCCCTGACCGGCTTGCTGGAGTACGCCGCCGAGCTCTACGAGCGGGACTCCGCGGCCGCGCTCGCCGGCCGACTGGTCCGGCTGCTCGACTCGGCCGTCACCGACCCGGCCGCCCGCCTCGGCAGCCTCGCCGTGCTGACCGCCGAGGACCGCCGCGCGGTGGCCTCGCTCGACGCCGTCACCACCGCAGTACCGCTGCGGCGGCTGCACGAGTACGTCGAGGACCGGGCGGCCGCCCGTCCGGACGCGCCCGCGCTCGCCTTCGACGGACAACGACTTGACTACGGCGAGCTGAACGCCCGCGCCAACCGGCTCGCCCGGCACCTGCGGGCCGTCGGCGTCCGCTCCGGCGCGCTGGTCGGTGTCCACCTGGAGCGCGGCCCCGACCTGGTCGTGGCGCTCTTGGCCGCCCTCAAGGCCGGCGGCGTCTACACCCTGCTCGACCCCGGGTTCCCCGCCGAACGGCTGTCCCGGGCGGCCGCCGACACCGGCCTCGCCCTGGTCGTCACCGACAGCCGCCTCGGCCACCGGTTCGAGCCGGTCCCGACGGTGGCGCTGGACCTCGACGCGGACACCGTCGCCGCCCTGCCCGGTGACGACCTCGGCGTGCCCGGTGGCCCCGGCGCGATCGCTTGCGTGATGTTCACCTCCGGCTCCACCGGCCGGCCCAAGGGCATCGCCAGCCCGCACTCCGCGCTGGCCGCCACCTACCTCGCGCAGGACTACTGCGGCTTCGGCCCCGACGAGGTGTTCCTGCAGTGCTCACCGGTCTCCTGGGACGCCTTCGCCCTGGAGTTGTTCGGCGCGCTCGTGCACGGAGCGCTGTGTGTGCTGCAGCCGGGCCAGCGGCCCGACCCGGCCGCGATCGTCCGGCTCGTCGCGGAGTACGGCGTGACGATGCTGCAGCTCTCGGCAACGCTGTTCAACTACCTGGTCGACGAGCACCCTGCCGCCTTCCGCGGCGTGCGGTACGCGATGACCGGCGGCGAGCCGGCCTCCCCCGCGCACATTGCCAGGGCGCTGCGCGAGCACCGCGCGATGACCGTGGTCAACGGCTACGGCCCGGCCGAGAGCATGGGTTTCAGCACCTGCCACCGCGTCGGCCCGGCCGACCTGGGAGGCGCTTCCGTCCCGATCGGGTCCCCCGTCGCCGGCAAGCGCGCCCATGTGCTGGGCCCCGGTCTGGAGCTGCTGCCGCCCGGCGCGGTCGGCGAACTGTACCTGGCCGGAGCCGGCCTGGCCGTTGGTTACCTCGGCCTCGCCGCGCTCACCGCCGAACGCTTCGTCGCCGACCCGTACGGCCCTCCCGGGCAGCGCATGTACCGCACGGGGGACCTCGCCCGGCTGCGCGCGGACGGCGTCCTGGAGTACCTCGGCCGGATCGACGAGCAGGTGAAGCTCCGCGGTTTCCGGATCGAACCCGCCGAGGTCGAGGCCGCACTCGCCGCAGACCCCTGCGTCGCCCAGACCGCCGTCGTCGTCCGTGAGGACAGCCCCGGCGAACGCCGCCTGATCGCCTACGCGGTGCCCCGCCCCGACGTGGCATTCGACACCGCCGCACTGCGTCGCTCGCTGGCCGACACCCTGCCCGCCCACCTGGTTCCCGCCGCGGTCGTCCGCCTCGACGAGCTGCCGCGCACCGCCAACGGCAAACTCGACCGGCGCGCCCTTCCCGCGCCCGTGCAGGACGCGGGACACGGCGGGCCGACGACGGCTCACGAGGATCTGCTGTGCGGCCTGTTCGCCCAGGTGCTCGGCGTTCCCTCGGTCGGGGTCGACGACGACTTCTTCGCCCTGGGCGGGCATTCGCTGCTCGCCGCCCGGCTGGTCGGCCGGATCGGCACCGTCCTCGGCGCGGGGACCGACCTCGCCACGGTGTTCCGCTTCCCCACGGTGCGCGGCATCGCCGCCCGCCTCGCGGCAGGCCGCACCGCCCGGCCGCCGCTGACGGCCAGGCCGCGCCCGGACCGGCTGCCCGCGTCCGCCGCGCAGCAGCGGATGTGGTTCCTCGCCAGGGCGGACGACGCGGCGCTCTACAACTCGCCGTTGGCCTGGCGGCTCCGAGGCCCGCTGGACGTCGCCGCGCTGCGCGCCGCGCTGGCCGATCTGACAGCCCGCCACGAGGGGCTGCGCACGGTCTTCCCCGAGGCCGACGGCCTGCCCTGGCAGCGGGTGCTGCCCGCCGAGGAGGCCCGGCCCCGCCTGACCGAGCAGAGCTGCCCGCCCGCCGAGCTGGCCGGGCGGGCCACCGCCGCCGCTCGGGAACCCTTCGACCTGTCCGTCGAGGCGCCGATCCGCGCCCACCTGTTCCGGAGCGCCCCCGACGACCACACCCTCGTCCTGACGCTCCACCACATCGCCAGCGACAGCTGGTCGCTGGACCCGCTGCAGCGCGACCTCGCCGACGCCTACGCATCCCGACTCACCGGCCGCCCCCCGGAGTGGGCGCCGCTGCCGGTCCAGTACGCCGACTACACCCTCTGGCAGCGCGAACTCCTCGACGAGGACCGGGAGGACGGCCCGGCCGCCGCCCAGCTCGCGCACTGGGCGGGGACGCTGGCCGGGCTGCCGGACGAACTGGCGCTGCCCGCCGACCGGCCGCGCGGTTCCGGGCCGGCGGCCGCCGCCACCACTGCCCTGCGGATCGGTGCCGATCTGCACACCGCCCTCGCCGCCCTCGCCCGCCGGCACGACGTGACCTTGTTCATGGCGGTGCAGGCGGCGCTGGCCGCCGTCCTCACCCGCACCGGCGCGGGCGAGGACATCCCCATCGGCACGCCCGTCGCGGGCCGTACCGAAGAAGCCCTGCACGACGTGGTCGGGTTCTTCGTCAACACCCTGGTGCTGCGCACCGACACCTCCGGCAACCCGACCTTCGCCGAACTCCTCGCCCGGGTCCGGGAAATTGACCTCGCCGCATTCACCCACCAGGACCTGCCGTTCGACCGCCTGGTGGAACACCTCAACCCGGCACGCTCCGCCGCCCGGCACCCGCTCTTCCAGACCATGCTCGCCCTGGAGGGCGCCGATGGGACCGGCGCCGGCCTGCACCTACCCGGGATCACCGCCGTCCCGCACCGGCTGCACACCGGCTCCTCGAAGTTCGACCTCACCTTCGTCCTCACGCAGACGCGCACCCCCGACGGTGCCCCTGGCGGCCTGGAGGGCGCCGTCGAGTACCCGCCCGCGCTGTTCGACCGGGCCACCGTGGAGGATCTGGCCGCGCGCCTGGTGCGGCTCCTGGAGGAGGCCGTCGCCGACCCGGCCCTGCCGCTCGACCGGCTCGACGTGCTGCCGGTCGGCGCCATGGTGTCCGTCCTGGACGCGGACGGCGTGACCGTCCCGCTCGGCGTGGCCGGCGAGCTGCACCTCGACGGCCGGCGCACCGGCGAGCTGGCCCGCTGGCGCGACGACGGCGGACTCGACCTGCTCGGCAAGACCCCGGGGACGGTCCGGACCAATGTCCCCGCGGCGGTCGGACGCACGGAGCGCCGCGCACCGCGCACCCCGCGCGAGGAGATCCTCTGCGCTCTGTTCGCCGAGGTGCTGGAGGTCCCCGAGGTCCTCCCGCACGACGACTTCTTCGCCCTCGGCGGCCACTCGCTGGCCGCGACCCGTCTGATCAGCCGGATCAGGGCGGTGCTGGGCACGGAACCGGCAATCCGTACCATCTTCCAGTGGCCCACGCCGGCCGCCCTGGCGGAGCGGCTCGACGACGGCGCGCCGCCGCGTGCCGCGCTGGCCCCGCAGGACCGCCCCGATGCGCTGCCGCTGTCCTTCGCCCAGCTGCGGCTGTGGCTGCTGGACCAGATCGACCACGGCCGCACCGCCTACCACATCCCGGTCGCCTGGCGGCTGCGCGGGCCGCTCGACCGCGGCGCGCTCGGCGCGGCGCTGCGGGACGTGATCGGACGGCACGAGGTGCTGCGGACGGTCTACCGGACCACCGATGGGGACCCGGAGCAGGTGGTCCTCGACACGGCGGACTTCCCGCTGACGCTGCCGACCCTGCACTGCCCGGCCGCCGACCTCCCGGCCGTCCTCGCCCGGATCTCCGCGCGCGCCTTCGACCTCACCGAGCGGGCCCTCGCCTGCACCCTGGTGGAGTCCGGACCCGAGGACCACACGCTGCTGCTGACCGTGCACCACATCGCCGGCGACGGCTGGTCGATGCGGCCGCTGGTCCGCGACCTCGCCACAGCGTACAGCGCGCGCCTGGCCGGCGGTCCCCCCGAGTGGGCGCCGCTCCCCGTGCAGTACGCCGACTACGCGCTGTGGCAGCGCCGGGTCCTCGGTTCGCAGGACGATCCGGACAGCCTGCTCGCCGCGCAGCTGTCGTACTGGCGCGAGGCACTGGCCGGGCTGCCCGCCGAGGCGACGCTCAGCCCGGACCGGGGGCGGCCGGCCGCCCCCGGCCATGGCGGCGGCACGGTCCGCCTGGCCGTCCCCCCGGAGCTGCACGCCACGCTGCTCGACGTGGCCCGCGAGCACGGCGTGACCCTGTTCATGGTCCTGCAGGCGGCGCTGGCCGCAGTCCTCGGCCGCTACGGCGGGGGCGAGGACGTGCCGATCGGGGCGCCCGTGGCGGGCCGCACCGACGACGCCATGGACGAGCTGGTCGGCTGCTTCCTCAACACCCTGGTACTGCGCACCGATCTGTCCGGCGACCCCGGCTTCGCCGAGCTGCTGGCCCGGGTCCGGGAAGCCGACCTGGCCGCTTTCGCCCACCAGGACCTGCCGTTCGAGCGGCTGGTCGACGCCCTGCAGCCGCAGCGCTCGCGGGCCAGGCACCCGCTGTTCCAGGTCAGCCTGGTCCTGCAGAACAACCGGGCCGCAGACCTCCGGCTGCCCGGCCTGGACTCGGCCCTGGAGCCGGTACCCACCGGCGCCGCCAAGTTCGACCTCACCGTGTCGGTCACCGAGCGGCGGGACGGGGCCGGCGCCCCGGCGGGACTCGACGGTGAACTCGAGTACGCCACCGAACTGTACGACGCGCCGACGGTGCAGGTCCTGGCCGACCGGCTGGTCCGCTTCCTCGCCGCGGCGGCGGCCGCGCCCGGTGCGCCGATCGGCTCTCACCTCCTGCCCGGCGACGGGCGGCCCGAAGCGCCGATCCGCCGCGAGGAGCCCACCGCCCCGACCGTCCAGGCACCGGCCGGCCCCGTACCGCACGGCCCCCTGACCGACACCGAGCGGACGGTGGCAGCGGTCTGGGCCGAATTGCTCGGGGTGGCGGAGATCGGCCCCGACGACCGGTTCTTCGACCTCGGCGGCAACTCGCTGCTGCTGGTCCGGGCCAGGACCCGGCTGGAGCGGACCCTCGGGGCCAAGCTCCGCAACGTGGACCTGTTCCAGAACCCGACCGTGCGGAGGCTGGCCCGGCACCTCGACGGAGCCGGGCCGCAGGCCGCACCGGCCACCCCGCCCGGTCGAGGCCCGGACCGTTCCCGGCTGCTGCGCCGCCGGGCCCGGCTCACCGAGGACGGCCCGGCGCAGACTACCGCCGCTCCCCCTGTCCCGGAGCCCGTCCCGGAGGTTTCCCATGACCCGCACTGA